From a single Glycine soja cultivar W05 chromosome 19, ASM419377v2, whole genome shotgun sequence genomic region:
- the LOC114400878 gene encoding universal stress protein A-like protein gives MERKERKIMVGVDESEESMFALSWCITNLIADTPNVKLVLLYVKPPPPVHSFNVAWYSSHAILAMEQHGKDLANSVMERAEAICKDFKTTNMKKERVVGCGDAKDVICSAVQKLEADTLVLGTHGYGFFKRALIGSVSDYCAKHAECTVVVVKQPCP, from the exons ATGGAGAGAAAAGAGCGAAAGATAATGGTGGGTGTGGATGAGAGCGAGGAGAGCATGTTTGCACTGTCCTGGTGTATCACCAACCTTATTGCCGATACCCCCAACGTTAAACTAGTGCTCCTCTATGTCAAGCCACCTCCTCCTGTTCACTCCTTCAATGTTGCAT GGTATTCCAGTCATGCTATCTTAGCTATGGAACAACACGGCAAGGATTTGGCTAATTCAGTAATGGAAAGAGCTGAAGCCATTTGCAAGGACTTCAAAACCAcaaat ATGAAAAAGGAGAGAGTAGTTGGGTGCGGAGATGCCAAGGATGTGATATGCAGTGCAGTTCAGAAACTTGAGGCTGATACCTTGGTCTTGGGAACTCATGGTTATGGATTTTTTAAGAG GGCACTTATTGGAAGTGTAAGTGATTATTGTGCCAAGCATGCAGAGTGTACTGTTGTAGTCGTGAAGCAACCATGTCCATAA
- the LOC114400173 gene encoding DNA mismatch repair protein MSH6: MAPSRRNTNGRSPLVNQQSQITSFFTKSASPSPSPTLSKTNPNPNPNPNPSPTPATPSPLNPKRSKPLLVIGASTSPPSASPSLYFQELIGRRIKVYWPLDKAWYEGSVKSFDSLTSKHVVRYDDGEEESLDLSKEKIEWLQESSSKKLKRLRRGVPAVRKMMIDDDDEEVEEEESHKKDDDDDDDSNDEDWGMKAALEDAGDAEEDTDLEDENDVAERAKGKKVETKKRKLSGTEKQEPAKKSKSGVEVGKGAFKLSVLEPTSNLEIKETSNGTDNVAITEISERFALREAQKLRFLKEDRRDAKRRRPGDENYDSRTIYLPPDFLRSLSDGQKQWWEFKSKHMDKVLFFKMGKFYELFEMDAHVGAKELDLQYMKGDQPHCGFPEKNFSMNVEKLARKGYRVLVVEQTETPEQLELRRKEKGSKDKVVRREICSVVTKGTLTDGELLSANPEAAYLMALTEHHENHPTEVSEHLYGVCIVDVATSRVILGQFKDDLECSVLCCILSEIRPVEIVKPAKLLSAETERVLLKHTRDPLVNELVPIVEFWDADKTVDQLKRIYGNSNDVSVNNNELDCLPDVLLELVKTGDDSRSALSALGGALYYLRQAFLDERLLRFAKFELLPCSGFGDLASKPYMVLDAAALENLEIFENSRNGDSSGTLYAQLNQCVTAFGKRLLKTWLARPLCHVESVKERQEAVAGLKGVNLPSALEFRKALYKLPDMERLLARIFSSSEASGRNANRVVLYEDASKKQLQEFILALRGCEQMAQACFSLGVILSHVKSRQLHHLLTPGKVLPDVCMDLNHFKDAFDWVEANNSGRIIPREGVDTEYDSACKAVKEIESSLLKHLKEQMKLLGSTSITYVNVGKDTYLLEVPENLSKNIPRDYELRSSRKGFFRYWSPDIKVFLRELSHAESEKESLLKSTLQRLIGRFCEHHAKWKQLVSTTAELDVLISLAIAGDYYEGPTCRPSFVGTLCTKEAPYLHAKSLGHPVLRSDTLGKGDFVPNDITIGGSDHASFILLTGPNMGGKSTLLRQVCLTVILAQVGADVPAESFDLSPVDRIFVRMGAKDNIMAGQSTFLTELSETASMLSSATCNSLVALDELGRGTATSDGQAIAESVLEHLVRKVQCRGLFSTHYHRLAVDYLKDPKVCLCHMACQVGSGIAGLDEVTFLYRLTPGACPKSYGVNVARIAGLPTSVLQKAAAKSREFEATYGKCRKVSTVTNSPNKNWVDEIAAIIQILNNAATQETICVGSLSELQDKARELMQGC, encoded by the exons ATGGCTCCTTCCCGCCGCAACACCAACGGTCGATCACCGCTCGTCAATCAACAGAGTCAAATCACTTCCTTCTTCACCAAATCCGCTTCCCCTTCGCCCTCTCCCACTCTCTCCAAAaccaaccctaaccctaaccctaaccctaaccctagtcCCACCCCTGCTACTCCTTCTCCTCTCAATCCCAAACGCTCCAAGCCCCTTCTTGTAATCGGCGCTTCCACTTCTCCACCCTCCGCTTCGCCTTCTCTCTACTTTCAAGAGCTCATTGGCCGAAGGATCAAGGTTTATTGGCCCTTGGACAAAGCCTGGTACGAAGGCTCCGTCAAATCCTTCGATAGCCTCACCTCTAAGCACGTGGTTCGTTACGACGATGGCGAAGAAGAATCCCTCGACCTCTCCAAGGAGAAGATCGAGTGGCTTCAGGAATCGTCTTCCAAGAAACTTAAACGCCTGCGTCGCGGCGTCCCCGCCGTTAGGAAGATGATGATcgacgacgacgacgaagaagttgaagaagaagaaagtcacaaaaaagatgatgatgatgatgatgattccaATGACGAAGATTGGGGGATGAAGGCTGCATTGGAGGATGCTGGGGATGCCGAAGAAGATACGGATTTAGAGGATGAAAACGACGTGGCAGAGAGGGCTAAAGGGAAAAAGGTAGAGACTAAAAAGCGGAAACTAAGCGGAACAGAGAAACAAGAGCCGGCAAAAAAGAGCAAGAGTGGAGTGGAAGTTGGTAAGGGAGCTTTCAAGCTCTCAGTGTTGGAGCCTACGAGTAATTTGGAGA TTAAAGAGACATCTAATGGCACTGACAATGTTGCGATTACTGAGATCTCTGAAAGATTTGCACTGCGTGAAGCTCAGAAATTGCGCTTCCTGAAGGA AGATCGCAGGGATGCCAAGCGAAGGCGACCAGGGGATGAAAATTATGATTCAAGAACAATCTACTTGCCTCCTGATTTCTTAAGGAGTTTGTCAGATGGTCAG AAACAATGGTGGGAGTTCAAGTCAAAGCATATGGacaaagttttgtttttcaag ATGGGTAAATTTTATGAGCTTTTTGAGATGGATGCACATGTAGGTGCGAAAGAGCTTGACTTGCAGTATATGAAG GGAGACCAACCTCATTGTGGATTTCCAGAGAAGAATTTCTCAATGAACGTGGAGAAACTAGCTAGGAAG GGTTATCGAGTTCTTGTTGTAGAGCAGACTGAAACACCTGAACAGCTGGAGCTTCGTCGCAAGGAGAAGGGCTCTAAAGATAAG GTTGTAAGGCGTGAAATATGTTCAGTGGTTACAAAAGGTACATTAACAGATGGGGAGTTGCTGTCAGCAAACCCAGAAGCTGCATATTTAATGGCCCTGACGGAGCATCACGAAAATCACCCAACTGAAGTTTCAGAGCATCTCTATGGTGTTTGTATAGTTGATGTTGCCACAAGTAGAGTCATTCTTGGACAG TTTAAGGATGACTTGGAGTGCAGTGTCTTGTGCTGTATCTTATCTGAGATCAGGCCTGTTGAAATTGTGAAACCTGCTAAACTACTCAGTGCTGAAACGGAGAGAGTACTGCTGAAGCATACCAGAGATCCTTTAGTGAATGAATTAGTTCCAATTGTGGAATTCTGGGATGCTGACAAAACTGTGGATCAATTAAAGAGAATTTATGGGAACTCTAATGATGTTAGTGTTAACAATAATGAGTTAGATTGCCTGCCAGATGTTTTACTGGAGCTGGTGAAAACAGGTGACGACAGTAGAAGTGCACTTTCAGCACTAGGTGGTGCTCTGTATTATCTGAGACAGGCTTTTCTAGATGAGAGATTGCTTAGATTTGCAAAGTTTGAGTTACTTCCTTGTTCTGGTTTTGGTGATCTTGCTTCAAAACCCTACATGGTTCTTGACGCGGCTGCCCTGGAGAATCTTGAGATTTTTGAGAATAGCAGGAATGGAGATTCTTCAGG CACGCTCTATGCCCAACTAAACCAATGCGTTACTGCTTTTGGAAAGAGATTGCTAAAGACTTGGCTTGCAAGACCATTATGTCATGTGGAGTCAGTTAAGGAACGCCAGGAAGCTGTTGCAGGTTTGAAG GGAGTTAATCTACCTTCTGCACTAGAATTTCGAAAAGCATTATACAAGCTACCTGACATGGAGCGGTTGCTTGCCCGCATCTTTTCCTCTAG TGAAGCTAGTGGAAGGAATGCTAATAGAGTGGTTCTGTACGAGGATGCTTCTAAGAAGCAACTGCAAGAGTTTATTTTAGCTCTGCGTGGTTGTGAACAGATGGCTCAAGCATGCTTTTCACTTGGTGTCATTTTGAGTCATGTAAAATCTAGACAACTTCATCATCTGTTAACACCGG GTAAAGTTCTTCCTGATGTTTGTATGGATCTTAATCATTTCAAGGATGCCTTTGATTGGGTGGAAGCCAATAATTCTGGGCGTATAATACCTCGTGAAGGAGTTGACACAGAGTATGACTCAGCCTGTAAGGCGGTTAAAGAGATTGAGTCCAGTTTATTGAAGCATCTTAAGGAACAAATGAAACTACTTGGAAGCACATCA ATTACTTAtgtcaatgttggaaaggataCATACCTATTGGAAGTTCCAGAAAATTTGTCTAAGAATATTCCTCGAGATTATGAACTGCGCTCATCCAGAAAA GGCTTCTTTAGATACTGGTCTCCAGATATTAAAGTTTTCTTAAGAGAGCTCTCCCATGCTGAATCTGAAAAGGAGTCCTTGTTGAAAAGTACATTGCAGAGATTAATTGGGCGTTTTTGTGAACATCACGCTAAGTGGAAGCAGTTGGTGTCTACAACTGCAG AACTGGATGTCTTGATCAGTTTAGCAATTGCTGGTGACTACTATGAAGGACCAACATGTAGACCTAGTTTTGTAGGCACATTATGTACAAAAGAAGCTCCTTACCTCCATGCCAAAAGTTTGGGACACCCAGTCCTTAGGAGTGATACCTTAGGCAAGGGTGACTTTGTACCCAATGACATAACCATTGGTGGTTCAGATCATGCTAGCTTTATTCTTCTAACAGGTCCTAACATGGGTGGGAAGTCAACCCTTCTTCGTCAAGTTTGCTTGACTGTGATTTTGGCCCAG GTAGGAGCTGATGTCCCAGCAGaaagttttgatttgtcccctgTTGACCGGATTTTTGTTAGAATGGGGGCCAAAGATAATATAATGGCAGGCCAAAGTACATTTTTAACTGAGCTTTCAGAAACTGCATCAATGCTG TCATCAGCTACTTGTAATTCATTGGTGGCTCTGGATGAGCTTGGGCGAGGGACTGCAACTTCTGATGGGCAAGCCATTGC GGAATCAGTATTAGAACATCTTGTGCGGAAGGTGCAGTGTCGCGGATTGTTTTCTACCCACTATCATCGATTAGCTGTTGATTATCTCAAAGATCCGAAG GTCTGTCTCTGCCACATGGCATGCCAAGTTGGTAGTGGAATTGCAGGTTTAGACGAAGTCACCTTTCTTTACAGGCTTACCCCCGGTGCTTGCCCCAAGAGCTATGGTGTTAATGTTGCTCGGATAGCTg gcCTTCCAACTTCTGTGCTTCAGAAGGCTGCTGCCAAATCCAGAGAATTTGAGGCCACTTATGGTAAATGCAGAAAGGTATCTACTGTAACAAACTCTCCCAATAAAAATTGGGTTGATGAGATAGCAGCAATCATTCAAATATTGAACAACGCGGCAACACAGGAAACCATTTGCGTTGGTTCCCTAAGTGAACTTCAGGATAAAGCAAGAGAACTAATGCAAGGATGTTAA
- the LOC114400175 gene encoding E3 ubiquitin-protein ligase MARCH1-like — protein MAEVVLLVDDLKLLSASPRCRICHEEEFESVETLEAPCACSGTVKFAHRDCIQRWCNEKGNTTCEICLQQYEPGYTAPPPKKSKINDETMSIREEEEPSNARIEIMVEGVEMESDYSECSSAADRSASCCRSLAIAFTLVLLVRHLFAVLTYGTEDYPFTLLTVIILKASGIIIPMYIVIKIIGAIQNSIQHYQDSDYDEDDENDIQHNVNSRHF, from the exons ATGGCAGAGGTTGTCCTGCTAGTCGATGATTTGAAATTACTTTCTGCGAGTCCTCGTTGTAGAATTTGTCATGAAGAAGAGTTTGAAAGCGTAGAAACCTTGGAAGCACCTTGTGCTTGTTCTGGGACCGTTAAG TTTGCTCATAGAGATTGCATACAGAGATGGTGCAACGAAAAAGGAAATACAACCTGTGAAATATGTCTCCAG CAATATGAACCCGGATATACAGCTCCTCCGCCAAAGAAGTCTAAGATAAATGATGAAACAATGTCCATTAG ggAGGAGGAAGAACCGTCAAACGCAAGAATAGAGATTATGGTTGAAGGAGTGGAAATGGAAAGCGATTACTCTGAATGCAGTTCTGCCGCTGACAGAAGCGCGTCTTGCTGTCGATCACTTGCAATAGCT TTTACACTAGTCTTACTTGTAAGGCATCTTTTCGCAGTGCTCACATATGGAACGGAAGATTACCCATTTACACTACTAACT GTAATTATATTAAAGGCTAGCGGAATTATTATACCAATGTACATAGTTATTAAGATTATCGGAGCCATTCAGAACAGTATTCAGCACTATCAGGATTCTGACTATGACGAAGATGACGAAAATGATATACAGCATAATGTAAATTCAAGACATTTCTAG